Proteins from one Penicillium digitatum chromosome 2, complete sequence genomic window:
- a CDS encoding Spindle-body formation-associated protein, giving the protein MLDWIKGNEQTLQTTDDSKLLDPPETPGHVFAIRAFKSALFGTPGAEEDENNASQKQPGRQRSKSDTIKPAPEIKTDAKLADATYNPTGSPTKSILVTPGTALRRKTVSFGESVIDNEGKRPGSASKPAKTPPNPSGTLSTQWMSGSSDGSGKPRSKLTQTLMNARENASRNSEPAKSDESTGDAKSVIVPESKDTLDKDITLNLEDPQSESGKYWKTEFDNYRVRTNREIKKLIHYRSIAKSYARKKDTEAMRLADKLKEEEEKVAEMERQVSRLASSMVREGSTGDKEQLLQSLTKQTALALQYKQQVTSLRNTLERHGIVSDAANITQKKNEELPSNASTDELRKTQQELEQANAKIEEMKTQLSEMSTLQDLAQNSEKKAQALEKENNTLKQTLARVKQEMSRYEGRRKDKEIRLKQREARLEQRIQEYREKLKTVCHEHRASEENLRNTSDAERRNLQKQIDLLKLRLGPTERFPVLPSTERQFLSPHKDNTGVQEFDFAGQDFTGQDLEKPEEELTEDIELPPSPSPRSKVRDSRPAQSSATLCTFGMRPNSRDIAADDDEVTHYLHEILVKPRLESNYAVLDEIPPSSPPDLTALKSLNRAFSRRRLGEGQRAYRNPNLPADDDTQLSNRRTQRERTHIKSNLDSMPGLPYRSRLSGYTVLAGERVGKRYGLTDVRREVLSPERIAAAKSRLRQKDSRRITVLGKENS; this is encoded by the exons ATGCTGGACTGGATCAAGGGGAACGAGCAAACTCTACAGACTACAG ATGACTCCAAGTTGCTGGACCCCCCTGAGACCCCAGGCCATGTCTTCgcaattcgtgcttttaAGAGCGCTTTATTTGGTACTCCGGGAGcagaggaagatgaaaacAACGCGTCTCAGAAACAGCCCGGCCGCCAACGAAGCAAGAGTGACACGATAAAACCAGCGCCAGAGATCAAGACCGACGCGAAACTAGCCGACGCGACTTACAACCCCACGGGATCCCCCACGAAAAGCATACTTGTTACACCCGGAACTGCTCTGCGTCGTAAAACGGTATCCTTTGGCGAAAGTGTCATCGACAATGAAGGGAAACGCCCGGGCTCGGCCAGTAAGCCAGCCAAGACTCCGCCAAATCCCTCCGGGACCCTCAGTACCCAATGGATGTCCGGATCATCAGATGGAAGTGGCAAGCCGAGGAGCAAACTTACCCAGACACTCATGAATGCACGCGAGAATGCGTCCAGGAACTCCGAACCGGCCAAGTCTGATGAGAGCACAGGAGACGCGAAATCGGTCATAGTCCCTGAGTCAAAGGATACCCTCGACAAAGATATCACTCTCAATTTGGAGGACCCTCAATCAGAGTCAGGCAAGTACTGGAAAACCGAGTTCGACAATTATCGTGTGAGGACCAACCGAGAGATCAAGAAATTGATCCACTACCGGTCGATTGCCAAATCCTACGCCCGGAAGAAGGATACTGAAGCTATGCGGCTGGCCGACAAGctgaaggaagaagaagaaaaggtcgCCGAGATGGAAAGGCAGGTGTCACGGcttgcttcttccatggtcAGGGAGGGATCCACAGGCGATAAGGAACAATTGCTTCAGAGTTTGACCAAACAAACTGCTCTTGCATTACAATACAAGCAGCAAGTTACCTCGCTACGCAACACCTTAGAACGGCATGGTATCGTAAGCGATGCGGCAAATATCACACAGAAGAAAAATGAAGAGCTGCCTTCAAACGCCTCAACGGACGAGCTTCGCAAAACACAGCAAGAATTGGAACAAGCCAATGCCAAGATTGAGGAGATGAAAACACAGCTATCTGAAATGAGCACACTTCAAGACCTCGCGCAGAATTCAGAAAAGAAAGCCCAAGCCCTCGAGAAAGAGAACAATACTCTGAAACAAACGCTGGCCCGTGTGAAGCAGGAAATGTCCCGATATGAAGGTCGGCGAAAGGACAAGGAGATAAGACTAAAGCAGAGAGAGGCCAGACTGGAGCAGCGGATCCAAGAATACAGAGAGAAGCTCAAAACGGTCTGCCACGAGCACCGTGCCTCGGAGGAGAACTTGAGAAATACTTCCGATGCAGAGCGCCGCAACTTGCAGAAACAGATCGACCTTCTGAAGCTGCGACTTGGTCCTACTGAACGCTTCCCGGTGCTACCTTCCACTGAGCGGCAATTCCTAAGTCCTCACAAAGACAACACAGGCGTTCAGGAGTTTGACTTTGCTGGCCAGGATTTCACCGGTCAGGATCTTGAGAAACCTGAAGAAGAGCTTACTGAAGATATCGAGCTTCCCCCAAGCCCGAGTCCACGTTCCAAAGTCCGCGATTCGCGACCTGCGCAGAGCAGTGCTACGTTGTGTACATTTGGCATGAGGCCAAATTCCCGAGATATAGCCGCAGATGATGACGAGGTCACACATTACCTACACGAAATTCTAGTGAAGCCCCGGCTCGAATCCAATTATGCTGTGTTGGATGAAATTCCCCCATCCTCACCTCCCGATCTCACAGCCCTGAAGTCGCTGAACCGCGCGTTCTCAAGACGCCGACTCGGTGAAGGCCAGCGGGCCTATCGGAATCCGAACCTCCCTGCTGACGATGACACTCAGCTCAGCAACCGACGGACACAACGCGAGCGTACCCACATCAAATCTAACCTCGATTCAATGCCAGGCCTCCCGTATCGCAGCCGGCTTTCAGGGTATACCGTTTTAGCGGGCGAACGGGTGGGCAAGCGGTACGGACTGACTGATGTCCGGCGTGAAGTTCTCTCTCCCGAACGAATTGCTGCTGCCAAGTCACGGCTCAGGCAGAAGGACAGTCGCAGAATCACAGTACTTGGAAAGGAAAACTCTTGA
- a CDS encoding Serine/threonine protein phosphatase 5, with amino-acid sequence MEFDPKTPQYLTSDKSSFASISANERWPVIITGAIDDLHRTVVSVNDNEKANEGKGIIANLAKLKYELQHNRQLTPLDDDGHPDIASYNKELEERGNPHWHDVAWLYSECYLYRRMEALFALSKHWKGYDVFARQKMNTFKSSRPAVLELATRYRELAIEAESGKAKEIKSAEEIEQAEKLLFSEMCEICLWGNATDLSLLTSLTYEDIQKLQGSEARKASQKNIIVNDLDAAFEAMQKARREKKHGERRVDIVLDNSGFELFVDLILAGYLLSVGLATNVVLHPKRMPWFVSDVTPKDFSDLLNSMVDPQSFYTAADDSGKTFPPLSEKEVSNVQFLFEQWSQFHQDGKLILRPHAFWTTPGGYWRMPSVAPELFEDLKESELVLFKGDLNYRKLVNDSQWDPTTPFTEAIGPLGPKSGIRVLAFRTCKADPVVGLPAGEDEKLRALPGGGGSESRKWAWSGKWAVVSLSDGKA; translated from the exons ATGGAATTCGATCCTAAAACCC CTCAATACCTCACTTCCGACAAGTCGAGCTTCGCCTCGATCTCGGCCAACGAGCGATGGCCTGTCATCATC ACCGGCGCTATTGACGATCTTCACCGCACTGTTGTGAGTGTCAATGACAACGAGAAGGCAAATGAAGGCAAGGGCATCATTGCCAACTTGGCCAAGTTAAAATATGAGCTTCAGCATAACCGACAACTGAC CCCCCTGGATGACGACGGACATCCCGACATCGCCTCGTATAACAAAGAGCTGGAGGAGCGCGGAAACCCCCACTGGCATGATGTGGCCTGGCTTTATTCAGAGTGTTACCTCT ACCGCCGCATGGAAGCCCTCTTCGCGCTGTCCAAGCATTGGAAGGGCTATGACGTATTCGCCCGCCAGAAGATGAATACATTCAAGTCGTCCCGTCCCGCCGTACTAGAACTCGCTACGAGATACCGCGAATTAGCAATCGAGGCAGAGTCGGGGAAAGCAAAAGAAATCAAGTCGGCAGAGGAGATCGAGCAGGCAGAGAAGCTTCTCTTCTCGGAGATGTGCGAGATCTGCTTATGGGGTAATGCCACCGATCTGTCACTTCTGACATCTCTCACCTACGAGGATATCCAGAAACTGCAGGGCTCCGAGGCACGCAAAGCATCGCAGAAGAACATCATTGTCAACGACCTCGATGCTGCTTTCGAGGCAATGCAAAAGGCgcggagagaaaagaagcacGGCGAGCGCCGCGTCGACATCGTCCTAGACAACTCCGGATTTGAGTTATTCGTTGACCTAATTCTCGCTGGATACTTGCTGTCCGTCGGGCTGGCGACCAACGTCGTGCTCCATCCCAAGCGCATGCCGTGGTTTGTGTCGGATGTCACGCCGAAAGATTTCTCCGATCTGCTTAATAGCATGGTCGACCCGCAGTCCTTTTACACAGCGGCCGATGACTCGGGCAAGACATTCCCTCCTCTTTCCGAGAAGGAAGTTTCCAACGTGCAATTCCTCTTTGAGCAGTGGAGCCAGTTCCACCAGGATGGTAAGCTGATACTGCGCCCACACGCCTTCTGGACCACCCCGGGCGGTTACTGGCGCATGCCATCTGTGGCACCGGAGCTGTTCGAAGATCTGAAGGAGAGCGAGCTTGTTTTGTTCAAGGGCGACCTGAACTACCGGAAGCTGGTCAATGAT TCCCAATGGGATCCCACCACTCCTTTCACAGAAGCCATTGGCCCGCTTGGCCCCAAGTCTGGGATCCGTGTTCTAGCTTTCCGTACTTGCAAGGCTGATCCCGTTGTTGGTCTCCCCGCTGGCGAGGACGAGAAACTCCGTGCGCTGCCTGGAGGCGGCGGCTCTGAGTCTCGCAAGTGGGCCTGGAGCGGGAAATGGGCTGTCGTGTCTCTTTCTGACGGCAAGGCGTGA
- a CDS encoding Serine/threonine-protein phosphatase, translated as MATDQEVATALKVQGNKAFAQHDWPVAVDFYNQAIAKFDKDPSFFCNRAQAQIKLEAFGFAIADATKAIELDPNYVKAYWRRALANTAILSYKEALKDFKAVVRREPTNQNAKLKATECEKLVRRREFERAIEISDPPSAFADLDIGAINVEDGYDGVRLGEEMSQEFIDDMIERFKDGKKIHRKYVFQIIKAVKDLVYNEPTMVEIGVESGKKLTVCGDTHGQYFDLLEIFRRNGAPSDTHAYLFNGDFVDRGSWSCEIALLLYAYKWLRPNGLFLNRGNHETDDMNKVYGFEGECKAKYNERVFKVFSESFSALPLATLIGEKYLVLHGGLFSDDKIKLDDIRKLNRHNQRQPGQAGLMMEMLWTDPQTENGRGPSKRGVGLQFGPDVTKRFCENNGLKAIIRSHEVRMGGYEVEHDGRCITVFSAPKYCDSTENKGAYINIGPELELAYEVFEAVPHPDIKPMAYANNSILSGM; from the exons GGGCCCAG GCTCAAATTAAGCTCGAAGCTTTCGGCTTTGCCATCGCGGACGCCACAAAGGCAATCGAATTGGATCCCAATTACGTGAAG GCCTACTGGAGACGTGCCCTCGCCAATACTGCAATCCTAAGCTACAAGGAGGCCTTGAAGGACTTCAAGGCCGTGGTTAGACGCGAACCGACCAACCAGAATGCTAAGCTAAAGGCCACCGAGTGTGAGAAGCTCGTGCGCCGCAGAGAGTTTGAGCGGGCCATTGAGATCTCAGACCCGCCTTCTGCCTTTGCGGACTTGGACATCGGTGCTATCAATGTTGAGGACGGCTATGATGGTGTGCGTCTTGGTGAAGAAATGTCGCAAGAATTCATCGATGATATGATTGAGCGCTTTAAAGATGGAAAGAAGATCCATCGCAAATATGTCTTCCAGATCATCAAGGCTGTCAAAGATCTGGTATACAATGAGCCTACAATGGTGGAAATTGGCGTGGAATCGGGCAAGAAGCTAACGGTCTGCGGCGATACGCACG GCCAATACTTCGATTTGCTGGAGATCTTCCGACGAAACGGTGCCCCCTCCGATACTCACGCCTACCTCTTTAACGGTGACTTTGTTGACCGTGGCTCCTGGTCCTGCGAAATTGCACTGCTGCTATATGCATACAAGTGGTTGCGTCCTAACGGTCTTTTCCTTAACCGTGGAAACCACGAGACGGATGATATGAATAAGGTATACGGCTTCGAAGGCGAGTGCAAGGCTAAATATAACGAGCGGGTGTTCAAGGTGTTCTCCGAGTCCTTCTCGGCTCTGCCACTGGCCACCTTGATTGGCGAGAAGTATCTTGTCTTGCACGGTGGTCTCTTCTCCGATGACAAGATCAAGTTGGATGATATCCGCAAGCTCAACCGCCACAACCAACGGCAGCCTGGCCAAGCGGGTCTGATGATGGAGATGCTCTGGACAGACCCGCAGACCGAGAATGGCCGAGGTCCCAGCAAGCGTGGTGTCGGTCTCCAATTTGGTCCTGACGTGACCAAGCGTTTCTGTGAAAATAACGGCCTGAAGGCTATTATTCGTTCCCATGAGGTGCGGATGGGTGGTTATGAGGTCGAACACGATGGTCGTTGCATCACTGTCTTTTCCGCTCCCAAGTACTGCGACTCCACTGAAAACAAGGGCGCTTACATCAACATCGGCCCTGAACTCGAGCTTGCATATGAAGTCTTTGAGGCAGTGCCACACCCCGATATCAAGCCGATG GCATACGCGAATAACTCTATTCTTTCGGGAATGTGA